The DNA window TATAATTACGTACTCAACGATTTCGAGAAAGCTTTAAAAACTTATTTGGTAGCGGAAAAAATTGCGCCAAATACCATTTCTGCTTCAGAAATTGGCGACCTTTACTATTCCATTGGCATTTCTAGCACGAAATGCAGAGAAACTGATAAGGCTTTCAAGTATACCGAAATGGCTTTAAAAATTTATCAACAAGAGTTTATTCCAAAGCGTATTGTTGAATGTCATTTAAACATCGCAATAACCCATCAGCATTTTGGCAATTTTAAAATGTCGATGGATCATTATAAAAACGCTTTAACTATTGGAAATAAATTAGAAATTGATATTTTGAAGTTTACTACTGAATTTAATCTAGGCTATTCGTATTTCTTGTTCCAAAATTATAAGCTGTCTATTACTCATATGGAAAATTCATTGAAATACATTCACCCAGAATATACTGCTGATCTTTTGTTAAGTTACTGTATTTTAATTAAGTGTCAATATGAAGTAGGAAACTCTGATGCAGCAAGAGATTGGCTTCGCAAAGGCATGGATATTGTTGAAAACAAAAAGCTGAACATCAATTCGCCGACTAACCACATATTCAAAGAAGCATATATCGAATTTATATGTTTAGTGCATCTCTTGGATGAAAACTTCAAAGATTTCGAAGATTATGTACTGAACCAATTGATCCCAAGCCTTGAAGCTACAGACAATTATTTTGAAAGCGGATATTATTTCGGACATTTGGGTAAGATATATTATGAACAAGAACGCTACAAAGAATCAGCTGAAATTTTGAACAAAGCAAAAGAATCATATAAGAAAATAAATACATTATTTGGGGAGTGAATGTAATGAAAAAAGGTATCACTATTCTATTTTTCTCAGTTCTCGCTATTAGCAGTTTATCTCTTAGTAACAATGTAAATTCTGAAAATGAAGTCGCTGTTCAAGCTCGTGTTCCTGAACCTTGGGCTGTCGGTACTGAAGTCGCTGTCCAAGCTCGTGTTCCTGAACCTTGGGCTGTCGGTACTGAAGTCGCTGTTCAAGCTCGTGTTCCTGAACCTTGGGCTGTCGGTACTGAAGTCGCTGTCCAAGCTCGTGTTCCTGAACCTTGGGCTGTTGGTACTGAAGTCGCTGTCCAAGCTCGTGTTCCTGAACCTTGGGCTGTTGGTACTGAAGTCGCTGTCCAAGCTCGTGTTCCTGAGCCTTGGGCTGTTGGTACTGAAGTCGCTGTCCAAGCTCGTGTTCCTGAGCCTTGGGCTGTTAAATCTCAACAAGCATAAGTTTATAATAAAAAGAAGGAAGCTGCTCATCTTGAACAGCTTCCTTCTTTTTATTGATTTTGTCCCTTGTCTATTAAACACTCTTCAACAAATCGGTTGAAAATATTCATTGAAGCTTCGTCTTCTTGAAGAGCAAATTCTTCTGGATGCCATTGAATTCCCATAGCAAATTGATGATGTTTGCTTTCTAGCGCCTCTACAAGTCCATCCGAAGCACGAGCAGCTACAGTTAGTTGTGGCGAAACATCCTTTACGCCTTGATGGTGAAAAGAATTAACATTGAATTTTTTCTCTTTCATAATTTCATATAGTAGACTATCATCTTCTAAAGTTACAGAATGCGTTCGATGCGTTCGCATTGCATTTTGCTTATGTTGATGTAATTCTCCTTCGAATTGAGCTTCTAAATCTTGATAATTAGTACCACCCAAAGAAATATTGAACATTTGTAAACCTCGGCACATACCGATAAACGGCTTATCCATTTCAAGAAATTTTAATATCAATTCTTTTTCATACTTATCACCCCCTGGATAAACAGCTCCAAGCTTTACATGTGGTTCTTCACCATATAATGTCGGGTTAATATCGCCGCCCCCAGTAACTATTAGACCGTCTAACCGTTCACATAGTAACGGAATATCTTCTTCATCTACAATAGGTACGATTAATGGCAATCCTCCTGCGCGCAGAATTGCTCTGCCATACACAGGATCAAGTGAATAGGTTTGATTTTCTTCTACGCGTGCTGTTATGCCAATTACTGGTTTATCTTTCTTAGTCATTTTTTCCCTCTTCTCCAATTGTTTTATTTCTCTATAAATAATGTATACCCTATTGTCAAAAGTATATAAACACATAAAGCTATTACATATTCTTTACAAATAACTCAGTATACGAGCGTTGAGGATTTCACAAACCAGGCTTAGCATTGCTACTTGTGCATAAAAATAAGCCAATTCACTAGTGAATTGACCTCTATGTTTTGCTATTTATATCGCTTTACTTCAGAGCAATGTCTACCTCTTTTAAGAACAGCTTTAGTAAATTTTTTCTAATGTCTAATCCGAGAAATTGAAACGAAACCGCGCTAAATCTATCAGATTGCTACGATCCAACTCTACTCCTTCTTCTTGGAGTTTCTCTATTTGGAAAGTTCTCGCTCCTTCATCTTTAAGTGCGATTTCCCCTTGTTTATTAACGATTCTATGCCAAGGTAAATTATGTTTAGAACTCATACTATGAAGAATTCGCGTCACTTGCCTAGCAGCTCTTGGACTACCAGCTGCGGCTGCAACTTGTCCATACGTCATAACTTTACCTGGTGGAATCTGTTTTATAATATTTACTGCTTTATCAGTGAAGGTTTGCATTTAACTACCATCCTATTGTACTTTTTCCTTTTGATTCTCTGCTTCATTTAATAAATCTCCATTTTTATACTTCTCCACAATTTCTTGAACAAATTCATACAATGGCAAATTCCCTGTATCTGTCGCAAGCCCATTGCTTTCAGCATGCACGTACTTATAGTACTCTACCATTCTACCAACCAACTCTTCAAGACCTTCAAGCGTTTGTTCATTTTTATGTTGAAATGGCCGCTTGAAGTCTATACTTTTGGCTTCATTTAAATAAAGAAATTTCATTTGATCCATTTGATCGACAGTTTGATCAAATAACTGTTGGGTTCGGTCTAGACGATAAAAACTTCTCCAATAAACAAAAACTTCTTTTGCGACTCCCAATTTTTTTGCTCCGAGGGAAGAATTCAACCCTTCTATAACACAGATTTCATGCATAATTTTTCTTAAAGACTTTTTATACTCTCTTTCAACTACACCTTTATATTGTATGTATTTCATATTTTTTCCTCCTCGGATTATTAAATATTTCTATATCTACGTATAATATCTTCCTCTTCAATCGTTACTAATTTATCGTAATTTTGCTGATCATGAATTTGTTGTCCTATATAAAAAATATTTGGTTCACAATTGGCAATCTCTTTTTTAATGTGCTTGTCATTTGTAACGTCTCCCTGAAAGTCGCCACCCAGATGGAAAAAAGAATAGTAGTTTTCTTCTCCCCACTCTGCAATTTTTAACAA is part of the Planococcus sp. PAMC 21323 genome and encodes:
- a CDS encoding helix-turn-helix domain-containing protein → MDTGMRLKYHRLKQKISLEEFSSGILSSRELKKIESGAKDPALKDLEALCKKLAISLAPKDNPIGKVLVKNFKNSLLHPQNKAEIMEQYNDIQGHPLLHADEDVELEYSIQQIRYFIITGDLDSAEEKIKEMERFKEFMSQEQFYLFHKYNGNYNYVLNDFEKALKTYLVAEKIAPNTISASEIGDLYYSIGISSTKCRETDKAFKYTEMALKIYQQEFIPKRIVECHLNIAITHQHFGNFKMSMDHYKNALTIGNKLEIDILKFTTEFNLGYSYFLFQNYKLSITHMENSLKYIHPEYTADLLLSYCILIKCQYEVGNSDAARDWLRKGMDIVENKKLNINSPTNHIFKEAYIEFICLVHLLDENFKDFEDYVLNQLIPSLEATDNYFESGYYFGHLGKIYYEQERYKESAEILNKAKESYKKINTLFGE
- a CDS encoding gamma-glutamyl-gamma-aminobutyrate hydrolase family protein, with amino-acid sequence MTKKDKPVIGITARVEENQTYSLDPVYGRAILRAGGLPLIVPIVDEEDIPLLCERLDGLIVTGGGDINPTLYGEEPHVKLGAVYPGGDKYEKELILKFLEMDKPFIGMCRGLQMFNISLGGTNYQDLEAQFEGELHQHKQNAMRTHRTHSVTLEDDSLLYEIMKEKKFNVNSFHHQGVKDVSPQLTVAARASDGLVEALESKHHQFAMGIQWHPEEFALQEDEASMNIFNRFVEECLIDKGQNQ
- a CDS encoding MGMT family protein, which gives rise to MQTFTDKAVNIIKQIPPGKVMTYGQVAAAAGSPRAARQVTRILHSMSSKHNLPWHRIVNKQGEIALKDEGARTFQIEKLQEEGVELDRSNLIDLARFRFNFSD